A single region of the Oryzias latipes chromosome 21, ASM223467v1 genome encodes:
- the LOC101156778 gene encoding radixin gives MPKPINVRVTTMDAELEFAIQPNTTGKQLFDQVVKTVGLREVWFFGLQYTDSKGYVTWLKLNKKVTQQDVKKDNPLQFKFRAKFFPEDVSEELIQEITQKLFFLQVKEAILNDENYCPPETAVLLASYAVQAKYGDYNKDIHKPGYLASDRLLPQRVLEQHKLTKEQWEDRIQTWHEEHRGMLREDAMMEYLKIAQDLEMYGVNYFEIKNKKGTELWLGVDALGLNIYEHEDKLSPKIGFPWSEIRNISFNDKKFVIKPIDKKAPDFVFYAPRLRINKRILALCMGNHELYMRRRKPDTIEVQQMKAQAREEKHHKQMERAQLENEKKKRELAEKEKDRIEREKNELMEKLRQIEEQTQRAQKELEEQTRRALELEQERRRAKEEAERLERERQAAEEAKAALAQQAADQMKTQEQLAAELAEFTAKIALLEDAKRKKEDEATEWQHKALSAQEDLEKTREELKTAMTSPPAPEHDEHDETAEEGSAELPSDGVTNHRSEEERVTEAQKNERVKKQLQALSSELAEARDDTKKTQNDMLHAENVRAGRDKYKTLRQIRQGNTKQRIDEFESM, from the exons atCAATGTGCGTGTCACCACCATGGACGCTGAGCTGGAGTTTGCCATCCAGCCCAACACAACAGGCAAACAGCTCTTTGACCAG GTGGTGAAGACGGTGGGTTTGAGGGAGGTCTGGTTCTTTGGCCTGCAGTACACAGACAGCAAAGGCTATGTGACGTGgctcaaactaaacaaaaag GTAACTCAGCAGGACGTCAAGAAGGACAATCCACTGCAGTTCAAGTTCAGAGCCAAGTTTTTCCCTGAAGATGTTTCAGAGGAGCTCATCCAGGAGATCACACAGAAACTCTTCTTCCTGCAG GTGAAAGAGGCCATTCTGAACGACGAGAACTACTGTCCTCCAGAGACGGCCGTGCTGCTCGCCTCCTACGCAGTCCAGGCCAAGTACGGAGACTACAACAAAGACATTCACAAGCCCGGCTACCTGGCGTCGGACCGGCTACTTCCACAGAG AGTTCTGGAGCAGCACAAGCTGACCAAGGAGCAGTGGGAGGACAGAATACAGACGTGGCATGAGGAGCACAGAGGCATGCTCAG GGAGGACGCCATGATGGAGTACCTAAAGATCGCTCAGGACTTGGAGATGTACGGAGTCAACTACTTTGAAATCAAAAACAAGAAGGGCACAGAGCTGTGGTTGGGGGTCGACGCCTTGGGCTTAAATATTTACGAACACGAAGACAA GTTGTCTCCAAAGATCGGTTTCCCATGGAGCGAGATCAGAAACATCTCCTTCAACGATAAAAAGTTTGTCATCAAGCCCATCGACAAGAAAGCTCCA GACTTTGTGTTCTACGCCCCTCGGTTGCGGATCAACAAGCGCATTCTGGCGTTGTGTATGGGTAACCACGAGTTGTacatgaggaggaggaagcccGATACCATCGAGGTGCAGCAGATGAAGGCTCAGGCCAGAGAGGAGAAGCACCACAAACAGATGGAGAG AGCTCAGCTGGAGAACGAGAAGAAAAAGCGTGAGCTTGCCGAGAAGGAGAAGGACCGAATAGAGCGAGAGAAAAATGAACTGATGGAGAAACTGAGGCAGATTGAAGAGCAGACGCAAAGAGCTCAGAAAG AGCTGGAGGAGCAAACTCGCAGGGCCctggagctggagcaggagcgACGGAGGGCGAAGGAAGAAGCCGAGCGGCTGGAGAGGGAGCGGCAGGCAGCGGAGGAGGCCAAGGCCGCTCTGGCCCAGCAGGCTGCAGACCAGATGAAGACCCAGGAGCAGCTG GCTGCTGAGTTAGCAGAGTTCACCGCCAAAATCGCTCTGCTAGAAGATgcgaaaaggaaaaaagaagatgAAGCTACAGAATGGCAACACAAA gCTCTTTCCGCACAAGAGGACCTGGAGAAGAcgagggaggagctgaagaCGGCAATGACGTCCCCGCCAGCACCCGAACACGACGAACATGATGAAACGGCCGAAGAGGGCAGCGCCGAGCTCCCGAGCGACGGGGTCACCAACCACCGCAGCGAGGAGGAGCGCGTCACTGAGGCGCAGAAGAACGAGCGCGTGAAGAAGCAGCTGCAG GCTCTGAGCTCGGAGTTGGCCGAAGCCCGAGACGACACCAAGAAGACTCAGAACGACATGCTGCACGCCGAGAACGTCCGAGCCGGCAGAGACAAGTACAAAACGCTGCGCCAGATCCGCCAAGGCAACACCAAGCAGCGAATCGACGAGTTCGAGTCCATGTGA
- the LOC101157014 gene encoding probable ribonuclease ZC3H12C: MGLKDHLEDGTGHILSLGLDLDYLHVDGALQKAGPSHAASPGVLQVRGSAPNKSSGSIGGSSTSLSTRSYYSSSSSCSNFSEESAISDSEDERLQAAPGSESKKPLQDRPQQHWGESSSDSQVARLDLESTLQPGGSQQTNRSPPADRITNYCTKVEFALKLGYTEDLVLLVLKKLGPDALINDILGELVKLGTKTELQLLGGSVSHSLSSSSSTSLASSSSSNSSLDSCRLVSLPPMMEDKDNLRPVVVDGSNVAMSHGNKEVFSCQGIQLAVDWFFGRGHRDVTVFVPAWRKEQSRPDALITDQEILRRLEKEKILVFTPSRRVQGRRVVCYDDRFIVKLAYESDGIIVSNDNYRDLANEKPEWKKFIDERLLMYSFVNDKFMPPDDPLGRHGPSLENFLRKRPVFPEHRRQPCPYGKKCTYGHKCKFYHPERGSHPQRSVADELRASAKISVASRGLLEQALSVKSQTEETAEAETKQANRQPDHSPWGSCSDLMEDGLQAYSKVKGRRGSDGSIGRPTPSAGYLELWELPAGDSKGPRFVGANSSSQVEAYHRSESPKVGYSPLMKAYSGLSAMMPKTPECLLSTDLRAALHPSVGSSDGSDSFSPDNTSDHGLKCHHDRSCHHHRFGSLYTHPATQVSPGFNQHSPRSLSRPKTLPRPQAFSSDEPSFSVTPHTSPLKTTPTYIPPHPTSQHQQPWLSSFPMEPTPYSTQTSTAGSPLRRDPMASLWREGEFQDSKMYEGSPLYLRRKDLRLNQQPPHQIHWGSNYQPVPKTCYDLFSYKSFPPVHGKTWQSQWSQQTSPRTLAEASLQFFPQSPLPPSPPRSGPAASGHYRDLRERMFDNLCGIFPPDLVKLVMTRNPHVMDAQELAAAILMEKLQRM; the protein is encoded by the exons ATGGGCCTGAAGGACCATCTGGAGGATGGAACAGGCCACATCCTCAGCCTGGGGCTGGATCTGGATTACCTCCACGTAGATGGTGCCCTGCAGAAGGCTGGTCCAAGTCATGCAGCCAGCCCCGGGGTCCTGCAGGTCAGAGGAAGTGCCCCTAATAAGAGCAGTGGCAGCATTGGTGGAAGTAGCACGAGTCTGAGCACTCGGTCAtactacagcagcagcagcagctgcagtaaCTTTTCAGAGGAGAGCGCCATCTCTGACAGCGAGGATGAGCGACTTCAGGCTGCTCCCGGTTCTGAGTCCAAGAAACCTTTACAAGATAGGCCTCAGCAACACTGGGGAGAGTCCTCCTCGGACAGCCAAGTGGCCAGGCTGGACCTGGAATCGACCCTGCAACCGGGGGGCTCtcaacagacaaacagatcccCTCCTGCCGACCGCATCACAAACTACTGCACCAAGGTGGAGTTTGCACTCAAGCTAGGCTACACCGAAGACCTGGTGCTGCTGGTTCTGAAGAAACTGGGCCCAGATGCGCTCATCAACGACATCCTGGGAGAGCTGGTGAAACTGGGAACAAAgacggagctgcagctgctgggagGCTCTGTCTCTCACTCCCTGTCATCGTCTTCGTCAACCTCTTTggcatcctcttcctcctccaactCCTCACTGGATTCCTGCCGGCTAGTGTCCCTGCCCCCCATGATGGAAGACAAAGACAACCTAAGGCCCGTCGTCGTGGACGGAAGCAACGTGGCCATGAG TCACGGAAACAAGGAAGTGTTTTCCTGCCAAGGCATCCAGCTGGCCGTCGACTGGTTCTTTGGGCGAGGCCACCGAGATGTCACGGTGTTTGTGCCGGCCTGGAGGAAAGAGCAGTCGCGTCCTGACGCTCTCATCACAG ACCAGGAAATCCTGCGGAGGCTGGAGAAAGAGAAGATCCTGGTTTTCACGCCGTCACGGCGCGTGCAGGGCCGCCGCGTGGTTTGCTATGACGACCGATTCATTGTCAAACTGGCCTACGAATCAGATGGCATCATCGTTTCCAACGACAACTACAGGGATCTGGCCAATGAGAAGCCGGAGTGGAAGAAATTCATTGACGAACGCTTACTGATGTACTCCTTTGTGAACGACAA ATTCATGCCACCGGACGACCCACTCGGGCGCCACGGGCCGAGTCTGGAGAACTTCCTGAGGAAGAGGCCTGTTTTTCCTGAACATAGAAGGCAGCCATGTCCTTATG gcaagAAGTGCACCTATGGCCATAAGTGTAAGTTTTACCATCCAGAAAGGGGCAGCCATCCCCAGCGGTCTGTGGCCGATGAGCTCCGAGCCAGCGCCAAAATTTCCGTAGCTTCCAGAGGTTTGCTGGAGCAAGCCCTGTCTGTAAAAAGCCAAACTGAAGAAACGGCTGAAGCTGAAACAAAACAGGCCAATAGACAGCCCGACCACAGTCCTTGGGGTTCCTGTTCTGACCTCATGGAGGATGGACTACAAGCTTATTCCAAAGTAAAAGGCCGTAGAGGAAGTGACGGCAGCATTGGCCGTCCTACCCCTTCAGCAGGATATCTGGAACTATGGGAGCTTCCTGCAGGAGATAGTAAAGGCCCCAGGTTTGTTGGAGCAAACTCTTCAAGCCAGGTTGAAGCCTATCACAGGTCGGAGTCCCCAAAAGTGGGGTACAGCCCCCTGATGAAGGCCTATTCAGGATTGAGTGCTATGATGCCAAAAACCCCAGAATGCCTCTTGTCGACTGACCTGCGAGCAGCTTTACATCCATCAGTTGGTAGCAGTGATGGATCTGACTCTTTCTCTCCTGACAACACTTCAGATCATGGCCTCAAATGCCACCATGACCGCTCTTGCCACCATCACAGATTTGGTAGCCTGTACACTCATCCTGCTACGCAGGTATCTCCGGGATTCAACCAGCACTCGCCTCGCAGCTTGTCACGTCCTAAAACATTACCAAGACCGCAGGCCTTTAGCTCCGATGAGCCTTCTTTTTCGGTTACCCCTCACACGTCTCCCCTGAAGACCACCCCAACCTACATCCCACCTCATCCGACATCCCAGCACCAGCAACCCTGGCTTAGCAGTTTTCCAATGGAACCAACTCCCTATTCAACCCAAACAAGCACGGCCGGTTCTCCTCTGCGGCGCGATCCCATGGCCTCCCTATGGAGGGAAGGAGAGTTTCAGGACTCAAAAATGTATGAAGGTTCACCGCTTTACTTAAGAAGAAAGGATTTGAGGTTAAACCAACAGCCTCCTCATCAGATACACTGGGGTTCAAACTACCAGCCAGTGCCCAAGACTTGCTACGACCTTTTTTCCTACAAGAGCTTCCCACCAGTTCACGGGAAGACTTGGCAGTCTCAGTGGAGCCAGCAGACGTCGCCCCGCACTCTGGCGGAGGCAAGTTTGCAGTTTTTCCCACAGAGCCCCCTGCCTCCATCGCCCCCGCGTTCGGGGCCCGCAGCCTCCGGTCACTACCGGGACCTCAGGGAGAGGATGTTTGACAACTTGTGTGGGATTTTCCCTCCAGATCTGGTGAAGTTAGTGATGACCAGGAACCCTCACGTGATGGACGCTCAAGAACTCGCCGCTGCAATTTTGATGGAAAAATTACAACGTATGTAA